The Geodermatophilaceae bacterium NBWT11 genome has a segment encoding these proteins:
- a CDS encoding beta-ketoacyl-[acyl-carrier-protein] synthase family protein: protein MPVNTTDVVVTGLGATTPLGADVASTWDALLTGRSGVTRITDSWVDPFPAKLVARLAQEPSEKIDRVRSRRLDRSQQVAVVAAEEAWTDSGAGDAGYDALRIAVVIGTGIGGAMTLLDQDDILEEKGPKRVSPFTIPMLMPNGPAAAVGLAIGARGGVHAPVSACASGAEAIRWGLDMLRLDRADVVLVGGAEACVHPLPMAGFASMRAMSTRNDDPEHASRPFDAGRDGFVLAEGAACLVLERADAAKARGAKVYGTVAGAGATSDGYDLVAPHPEGEGAQRAIGAALRDAGLSASDIGHVNAHATSTPVGDVAEAAAILGAIGDHAAVTATKSQTGHLLGAAGALESVFCLLALRDQVVPGTANIEQLDDAAAVQALDIVRGEPRKATFSAAVNDSFGFGGHNIALVFTA from the coding sequence ATGCCCGTCAACACCACAGACGTCGTCGTCACCGGACTCGGTGCCACCACGCCCCTCGGGGCCGACGTCGCCTCCACCTGGGACGCACTGCTGACCGGGCGGTCCGGGGTCACCCGCATCACCGACTCCTGGGTCGACCCCTTCCCGGCCAAGCTCGTCGCCCGTCTGGCGCAGGAGCCCTCGGAGAAGATCGACCGGGTCCGCTCCCGCCGCCTCGACCGCAGCCAGCAGGTCGCCGTCGTCGCCGCCGAGGAGGCCTGGACCGACTCCGGCGCCGGGGACGCCGGCTACGACGCGCTGCGCATCGCCGTCGTCATCGGCACCGGCATCGGGGGCGCCATGACCCTGCTCGACCAGGACGACATCCTGGAGGAGAAAGGCCCCAAGCGGGTCTCCCCCTTCACCATCCCCATGCTCATGCCCAACGGCCCGGCCGCGGCCGTCGGCCTGGCGATCGGCGCCCGCGGTGGCGTGCACGCCCCGGTCAGCGCCTGCGCCTCCGGCGCCGAGGCGATCCGCTGGGGCCTGGACATGCTCCGCCTGGACCGCGCCGACGTCGTCCTCGTGGGCGGCGCCGAGGCCTGCGTGCACCCGCTGCCGATGGCCGGCTTCGCCTCGATGCGCGCCATGAGCACCCGCAACGACGACCCCGAGCACGCCTCGCGTCCCTTCGACGCCGGCCGCGACGGGTTCGTGCTCGCCGAGGGTGCCGCCTGCCTGGTGCTCGAGCGTGCGGACGCCGCCAAGGCCCGGGGCGCCAAGGTCTACGGCACCGTCGCCGGCGCCGGGGCCACCTCCGACGGCTACGACCTGGTCGCCCCGCACCCCGAGGGCGAGGGCGCCCAGCGCGCCATCGGCGCCGCGCTCCGCGACGCCGGGCTCTCGGCCTCCGACATCGGCCACGTCAACGCCCACGCCACCTCCACCCCGGTCGGCGACGTCGCCGAGGCCGCCGCGATCCTCGGCGCCATCGGCGACCACGCCGCGGTGACGGCCACCAAGAGCCAGACCGGCCACCTGCTCGGTGCCGCCGGCGCCCTGGAGTCGGTGTTCTGCCTGCTCGCGCTGCGCGACCAGGTCGTCCCCGGCACCGCGAACATCGAGCAGCTGGACGACGCCGCCGCCGTCCAGGCCCTGGACATCGTCCGCGGGGAGCCGCGCAAGGCGACCTTCTCCGCCGCCGTCAACGACTCCTTCGGGTTCGGCGGCCACAACATCGCGCTCGTGTTCACGGCCTGA
- a CDS encoding acyl carrier protein, whose amino-acid sequence MSSTAEIQTGLAEILEEVAGVAPADATPEKSFTEDLDVDSLSMVEIATAVEDKFGVAIPDDELGGIKTVGDAISFIEKNNG is encoded by the coding sequence TTGAGCAGCACCGCGGAGATCCAGACCGGCCTGGCCGAGATCCTGGAGGAGGTCGCTGGGGTCGCCCCCGCCGACGCCACCCCGGAGAAGTCCTTCACCGAGGACCTCGACGTCGACTCGCTCTCCATGGTGGAGATCGCCACCGCCGTCGAGGACAAGTTCGGTGTCGCCATCCCCGACGACGAGCTCGGCGGCATCAAGACCGTCGGCGACGCCATCTCCTTCATCGAGAAGAACAACGGCTGA
- a CDS encoding ketoacyl-ACP synthase III has protein sequence MSDATIQLPTGAPGAQVLGIGAYRPRRVVTNAELSQVMDTNDEWIQTRVGIAERRWAGDGESLVEMSVAAGQQALDASGLTAAEVDLVIVASASLATQIPGAGPEVANRLGLGRPGAFDVNAGCAGFCYALSAAADAIRAGSARNALVVGAERLSDVTDQTDRSTAVIFADGAGAMVLGASDTPGVGPVVWGSDGDQRDAIAIPQGTEHITMAGQAVYRWATTKLTDVLQEAMDRAGVTAADIDVFAPHQANLRIIELMAKRLGLPESTVIARDIVQAGNTSSASVPLALAALQESGEAKTGDLCLVLGYGAGLTFAGQVLRMP, from the coding sequence ATGAGCGACGCGACCATCCAGCTCCCCACCGGTGCGCCCGGCGCCCAGGTCCTCGGCATCGGGGCCTACCGGCCCCGCCGCGTGGTGACCAACGCCGAGCTGTCCCAGGTGATGGACACCAACGACGAGTGGATCCAGACCCGGGTCGGCATCGCCGAGCGGCGCTGGGCCGGCGACGGCGAGTCCCTGGTCGAGATGTCGGTGGCCGCGGGGCAGCAGGCGCTCGACGCCAGCGGGCTCACCGCCGCCGAGGTGGACCTGGTGATCGTGGCCAGCGCCAGTCTCGCCACCCAGATCCCCGGCGCCGGACCCGAGGTCGCGAACCGGCTGGGCCTGGGCCGACCGGGCGCCTTCGACGTCAACGCCGGCTGTGCCGGGTTCTGCTACGCGCTGTCCGCCGCCGCCGACGCCATCCGGGCCGGGTCGGCCCGCAACGCGCTGGTGGTCGGGGCCGAGCGGCTCTCCGACGTCACCGACCAGACCGACCGCAGCACCGCGGTGATCTTCGCCGACGGGGCCGGGGCGATGGTCCTCGGCGCCAGCGACACCCCCGGCGTGGGCCCGGTCGTGTGGGGCAGCGACGGCGACCAGCGCGACGCGATCGCGATCCCGCAGGGCACCGAGCACATCACCATGGCCGGCCAGGCGGTCTACCGCTGGGCCACCACCAAGCTCACCGACGTGCTGCAGGAGGCGATGGACCGTGCCGGCGTCACCGCCGCCGACATCGACGTCTTCGCCCCGCACCAGGCCAACCTGCGGATCATCGAGCTGATGGCCAAGCGGCTCGGCCTGCCGGAGTCCACCGTCATCGCCCGCGACATCGTGCAGGCCGGCAACACGTCCTCGGCGTCCGTGCCGCTGGCGTTGGCCGCCCTGCAGGAGTCCGGCGAGGCGAAGACCGGCGACCTCTGCCTGGTCCTCGGCTACGGCGCCGGCCTGACCTTCGCCGGTCAGGTCCTCCGGATGCCCTGA
- a CDS encoding acyltransferase domain-containing protein — MLAVLAPGQGAQKPGMLTDWLELPGAESFFRWAGAIADADLLELGTTGDAEAIKDTAVTQPLVVAMSLFVARELGGLPGPVAHTPQAGRDVVIAGHSVGELTAAVLAGVLSIEAAIALTAVRGRAMAAACAQTPTGMSAVLGGDPAEVLAAIEAHGLTPANVNGAGQVVAAGSLDGLAALKADPPAKARVMPLSVAGAFHTEYMASARTTLEGLIGGLRPAQPSRLLVSNKDGSAVETGAGVLNRLVSQVTNPVRFDACLDTLRELGVTAVIELPPAGALAGLAKRDWKGRHDVEVLAITSPADLDRARELIAAERGRAEAEHLPDWRVVVSPARGSISPADVAEGTRLPAGTKLATVTGRRETVDVAAGYDGVLAEWLVAEGDLVDAGDPLARLYPEVSA, encoded by the coding sequence GTGCTCGCCGTCCTCGCCCCCGGTCAGGGGGCCCAGAAGCCCGGGATGCTCACCGACTGGTTGGAGCTGCCCGGCGCCGAGTCCTTCTTCCGCTGGGCCGGTGCCATCGCCGACGCCGACCTCCTCGAGCTCGGCACCACCGGGGACGCCGAGGCGATCAAGGACACCGCGGTCACCCAGCCGCTGGTCGTCGCGATGTCGCTGTTCGTGGCCCGCGAGCTCGGGGGCCTGCCCGGCCCGGTCGCGCACACCCCGCAGGCCGGCCGCGACGTCGTCATCGCCGGGCACAGCGTCGGCGAGCTGACCGCCGCGGTGCTCGCCGGGGTCCTCAGCATCGAGGCCGCGATCGCACTGACCGCCGTCCGCGGCCGGGCGATGGCCGCCGCGTGCGCGCAGACCCCCACCGGGATGTCCGCGGTGCTGGGCGGCGACCCCGCCGAGGTGCTCGCCGCGATCGAGGCGCACGGGCTCACCCCGGCCAACGTCAACGGCGCCGGCCAGGTCGTGGCCGCCGGCTCCCTCGACGGCCTCGCCGCGCTGAAGGCCGACCCGCCCGCCAAGGCCCGGGTCATGCCCCTGTCGGTCGCCGGCGCCTTCCACACCGAGTACATGGCCAGCGCCCGGACGACGCTCGAGGGCCTGATCGGTGGACTCCGCCCGGCCCAGCCCTCCCGGCTGCTGGTGTCCAACAAGGACGGCTCGGCGGTCGAGACCGGCGCCGGCGTGCTGAACCGGCTGGTCAGCCAGGTGACGAACCCGGTGCGCTTCGACGCCTGCCTGGACACCCTGCGCGAGCTGGGCGTCACCGCCGTCATCGAGCTGCCCCCCGCCGGCGCGCTGGCCGGGCTGGCCAAGCGCGACTGGAAGGGCCGGCACGACGTCGAGGTCCTGGCCATCACCAGCCCGGCCGACCTCGACCGGGCTCGCGAGCTGATCGCCGCCGAGCGCGGCCGGGCCGAGGCCGAGCACCTGCCCGACTGGCGGGTCGTCGTCTCCCCCGCCCGCGGCTCGATCTCCCCCGCCGACGTCGCCGAGGGCACCCGCCTCCCGGCCGGCACCAAGCTCGCCACCGTGACCGGACGACGGGAGACCGTCGACGTCGCGGCCGGCTACGACGGCGTGCTCGCCGAGTGGCTGGTCGCCGAGGGCGACCTCGTCGACGCCGGAGACCCGTTGGCCCGGCTCTACCCGGAGGTGTCGGCATGA
- a CDS encoding PucR family transcriptional regulator gives MDDTLSWFRAMPADQRSWVTLVAQAGVASLVEWCRNPERPPRLTGEVFGAAPRELVRAVPLKQTVDLIKVTVEVMEDRIEQVALPGEADALRLAVLQFSREVAFATAHVYATYAESRGAWDARLEALVVDALVRGERSEELPGRTAALGWGTTSPVVVLVGRTAPDVDDLHTTVRRAARSLRAEVLVGVHAEQLVVVLGGLPDLAPVAARVAREFGPGPVVSGPVVDSLSAAGESATVALAGLRAAAAWPGAPRPVAADDLLAERALDGDPLARVALAERVALPLQAAGGEVLDTVRAVLASGGNLEATARTLFVHPNTVRYRLKRATELTGWSATDPRGGWTLQIALALAELEGSRSLWS, from the coding sequence ATGGACGACACCCTCTCCTGGTTCCGCGCGATGCCCGCAGACCAGCGCTCCTGGGTGACCCTGGTGGCCCAGGCCGGGGTGGCCTCCCTGGTCGAGTGGTGCCGCAACCCCGAGCGGCCCCCGCGGCTGACCGGGGAGGTGTTCGGCGCCGCCCCGCGCGAGCTGGTCCGCGCCGTCCCGCTCAAGCAGACCGTCGACCTCATCAAGGTCACCGTCGAGGTGATGGAGGACCGGATCGAGCAGGTCGCCCTCCCCGGTGAGGCCGACGCGCTGCGGCTGGCGGTGCTGCAGTTCAGCCGCGAGGTCGCCTTCGCCACCGCCCACGTCTACGCCACGTACGCCGAGAGCCGCGGCGCCTGGGACGCCCGCCTGGAGGCCCTCGTCGTCGACGCGCTCGTGCGCGGCGAACGCTCCGAGGAGCTGCCCGGCCGGACGGCGGCCCTGGGCTGGGGGACGACGTCACCGGTCGTCGTCCTGGTCGGCCGCACCGCCCCGGACGTCGACGACCTGCACACCACCGTCCGCCGGGCCGCCCGCTCGCTGCGCGCCGAGGTGCTCGTCGGGGTGCACGCCGAGCAGCTCGTCGTCGTCCTCGGCGGCCTCCCCGACCTGGCGCCGGTGGCGGCGCGGGTCGCCCGCGAGTTCGGCCCCGGCCCGGTGGTCAGCGGCCCGGTGGTGGACTCGCTCTCGGCCGCCGGGGAGTCGGCCACCGTCGCCCTGGCCGGGCTGCGGGCGGCCGCCGCCTGGCCCGGCGCACCCCGCCCCGTGGCCGCCGACGACCTGCTCGCCGAGCGCGCACTGGACGGTGACCCGCTGGCCCGGGTGGCGCTGGCCGAGCGGGTCGCGCTGCCGCTGCAGGCCGCCGGCGGCGAGGTGCTGGACACCGTGCGGGCGGTGCTGGCCAGCGGCGGCAACCTGGAGGCCACCGCGCGCACGTTGTTCGTGCACCCCAACACCGTGCGGTACCGGCTCAAGCGGGCCACCGAGCTGACCGGGTGGTCGGCCACCGACCCGCGGGGCGGGTGGACCCTGCAGATCGCGCTGGCCCTGGCCGAGCTGGAGGGCAGCCGGTCGCTCTGGTCCTGA
- a CDS encoding phosphatase PAP2 family protein: MTGPGRVRTRAAGAAVLGCVAVVLLLGLGVHLGFAPQLRLDAVVSRALYAGDDRSSTVSVLLEVVTTPGYSWFRAIVFVPVLVWLGVRRRWATLGWVAVATVLVSPLNEGLKQLVDRTRPDYAEGGSQLASLSFPSGHAAGIACLVTTALVLAWPRLRARWWWVLLGVLVVVLVGLSRVWLGVHFPTDVLAGWAVGVGWTLLVALLLGGLPGGRAALPAREASWTA, from the coding sequence ATCACGGGGCCCGGACGGGTGAGGACCCGCGCTGCCGGTGCAGCCGTGCTCGGCTGCGTCGCGGTGGTCCTCCTGCTCGGCCTCGGCGTGCACCTCGGCTTCGCACCGCAGTTGCGGTTGGACGCCGTGGTCAGCCGGGCGCTGTACGCCGGGGACGACCGGTCGTCGACCGTGTCGGTGCTGCTCGAGGTGGTGACCACCCCCGGCTACTCCTGGTTCCGGGCGATCGTGTTCGTCCCGGTGCTGGTCTGGCTGGGCGTCCGGCGACGCTGGGCGACCCTGGGCTGGGTGGCGGTGGCGACGGTGCTGGTCAGCCCGCTCAACGAGGGGCTCAAGCAGCTCGTCGACCGGACGCGTCCGGACTACGCCGAGGGCGGGTCGCAGCTGGCGTCGCTCTCCTTCCCCTCCGGGCACGCCGCCGGCATCGCCTGCCTGGTGACGACGGCGCTGGTGCTCGCCTGGCCCCGGCTGCGCGCCCGCTGGTGGTGGGTGCTCCTCGGCGTCCTGGTCGTGGTCCTCGTCGGGCTCAGCCGGGTGTGGCTGGGTGTGCACTTCCCGACCGACGTGCTCGCCGGCTGGGCCGTCGGGGTCGGCTGGACCCTGCTGGTCGCGCTGCTCCTGGGCGGGCTCCCCGGCGGCCGCGCCGCCCTGCCGGCCCGGGAGGCGTCGTGGACGGCCTGA
- a CDS encoding SRPBCC family protein: MTSTGTYSAVSDDRRTVTFVRVLPAPPGRVWTALTSSADLGVWLAPATIEPLVGGAVRIEFGGEDLTTGSVLTWDPPHTLEHEWHHTGEDRSVVRYDLRAVDGGTELTLVHRLLQSGQAPGYGAGWHAHLDALAARLTGATHDWDAAFADQLPRYRVLAG, from the coding sequence ATGACCAGCACCGGCACGTACTCCGCGGTCAGCGACGACCGCCGCACCGTCACCTTCGTCCGCGTCCTCCCGGCCCCGCCGGGACGGGTCTGGACGGCACTGACGTCCTCGGCCGACCTCGGCGTCTGGCTGGCGCCGGCGACGATCGAGCCGTTGGTGGGCGGGGCGGTGCGGATCGAGTTCGGCGGTGAGGACCTGACCACCGGCTCCGTGCTGACCTGGGACCCGCCGCACACCCTCGAGCACGAGTGGCACCACACCGGCGAGGACCGCTCCGTCGTGCGCTACGACCTGCGCGCGGTCGACGGCGGCACCGAGCTCACCCTGGTGCACCGGCTGCTGCAGTCCGGGCAGGCCCCCGGGTACGGGGCCGGGTGGCACGCCCACCTCGACGCGCTGGCCGCCCGCCTCACGGGCGCGACCCACGACTGGGACGCCGCGTTCGCCGACCAGCTCCCCCGGTACCGCGTCCTCGCCGGCTGA
- a CDS encoding winged helix-turn-helix transcriptional regulator, which translates to MDVFTVLAEPTRRAVLDLLAGGDRTAGELAAAAPGLTQPAVSRHLRVLREAGLVRVRVAGQHRVYRLDPAPLAEVDAWVDRYRRHWDGALDRLAQHLTDERDRS; encoded by the coding sequence GTGGACGTCTTCACCGTGCTCGCCGAGCCCACCCGCCGGGCCGTGCTCGACCTGCTCGCCGGAGGCGACCGGACGGCGGGCGAGCTCGCCGCCGCAGCCCCCGGGCTCACCCAACCGGCCGTCTCCCGGCACCTGCGGGTGCTGCGGGAGGCCGGTCTGGTGCGGGTCCGGGTGGCCGGCCAGCACCGGGTCTACCGGCTCGACCCGGCCCCGCTGGCCGAGGTCGACGCCTGGGTCGACCGCTACCGCCGGCACTGGGACGGCGCCCTGGACCGACTGGCCCAGCACCTCACCGACGAGAGGGACCGATCATGA
- a CDS encoding amidohydrolase yields the protein MLQTVPVTDAAPLLAAARADADRTVDLRRRLHRRPEVGLRLPETQAAVLEAFAELPLEVRTGTTTTSVVAVLRGSTPGPTYLLRGDMDALPLQEDTGLDFASEIDGVMHACGHDTHVAMLVGAARLLCDRRDELAGQVVFMLQPGEEGHHGARFMLEEGLLDVVPEAPVSGAFALHISTAFETGTVNVRPGPLMAAADHFRITLRGAGGHASTPWVTADPVPAAAEIVLALQSMVTRRVDVFDPAVVTVGHISAGTTNNVIPATAFLEGTVRTLSASRRADVVARVERVARGVAEAHELVADFERVEGYPVTVNDAEVAAQVSAVATELLGAAASMPMPDPLMGAEDWSYVLERVPGAMAFLGACPPDLVVGESPGNHSNLVVFDEAALPAGVAMYAQMALQALRP from the coding sequence GTGCTACAGACTGTCCCGGTGACTGACGCCGCTCCGCTCCTGGCCGCTGCCCGCGCCGACGCCGACCGCACCGTCGACCTGCGCCGACGGCTGCACCGTCGTCCCGAGGTGGGTCTGCGCCTGCCCGAGACCCAGGCCGCGGTGCTCGAGGCGTTCGCCGAGCTGCCGCTGGAGGTGCGCACCGGCACGACCACCACGTCGGTCGTGGCCGTGCTGCGCGGTTCGACGCCGGGCCCCACCTACCTGTTGCGCGGCGACATGGACGCCCTGCCGCTGCAGGAGGACACCGGGCTGGACTTCGCCTCCGAGATCGACGGCGTCATGCACGCCTGCGGCCACGACACGCACGTCGCGATGCTGGTCGGGGCCGCCCGGCTGCTGTGCGACCGGCGTGACGAGCTGGCCGGGCAGGTCGTCTTCATGCTGCAGCCGGGGGAGGAGGGCCACCACGGCGCCCGCTTCATGCTCGAGGAGGGGCTGCTCGACGTCGTCCCCGAGGCGCCGGTGAGCGGGGCGTTCGCGCTGCACATCAGCACTGCCTTCGAGACCGGCACGGTCAACGTGCGCCCCGGTCCGCTGATGGCCGCCGCCGACCACTTCCGGATCACCCTGCGCGGCGCCGGCGGGCACGCCTCGACCCCCTGGGTGACCGCAGACCCGGTCCCGGCCGCCGCGGAGATCGTGCTGGCGCTGCAGTCGATGGTCACCCGCCGGGTCGACGTCTTCGACCCCGCCGTCGTCACCGTCGGGCACATCAGCGCCGGGACGACGAACAACGTCATCCCGGCCACCGCCTTCCTCGAGGGCACCGTCCGCACCCTGTCGGCTTCTCGACGCGCGGACGTCGTCGCCCGGGTGGAGCGGGTCGCCCGCGGGGTGGCCGAGGCCCACGAGCTGGTCGCGGACTTCGAGCGGGTCGAGGGCTACCCCGTCACCGTGAACGACGCCGAGGTCGCCGCCCAGGTCTCCGCGGTGGCCACCGAGCTGCTCGGAGCTGCGGCCAGCATGCCGATGCCCGACCCGCTGATGGGCGCCGAGGACTGGTCCTACGTCCTGGAGCGCGTCCCCGGCGCGATGGCCTTCCTCGGCGCCTGCCCGCCCGACCTGGTCGTCGGCGAGTCCCCCGGCAACCACTCCAACCTCGTGGTCTTCGACGAGGCGGCGCTGCCGGCGGGGGTCGCGATGTACGCGCAGATGGCGCTGCAGGCCCTCCGCCCCTGA
- the aceE gene encoding pyruvate dehydrogenase (acetyl-transferring), homodimeric type: MSATQQSDGDPAREIGTPRAVITDGLPSQLIDNDPDETGEWLESFDAVVDNAGKGRARYLMLRMLERSREQQVGVPALRSTDYINSIPPEREPWFPGDEDVERRIRAYIRWNAAIMVHRAQRPGVAVGGHISSYASSASLYEVGFNHFFKGKDHPGGGDHIWFQGHASPGIYARAYLEGRLTEHQLDGFRQEVSHPGGGLSSYPHPRLMPDFWEFPTVSMGLGPINAIYQARYNRYLHGRGIADTSDQHVWAFLGDGEMDEPESLGAIGIAAREELDNLTFVINCNLQRLDGPVRGNGKVIQELESFFRGAGWNVLKVVWGRGWDKLLAADRDGALVNLMNQTPDGDYQTYKAEDGAFVREHFFGRDPRTRKLVEGMTDDEVWALQRGGHDYRKVYAAYKAALEHKGQPTVILAKTIKGWTLGSHFEGRNSTHQMKKLTAEDLANFRDRLYLPIPDEALDKTLPPYYKPAEDSDEMQYMLERRRQLGGSVPRRRSSAKALKAPEEKAFDVLKRGSGKQEVATTMAFVRLLKELLKDPELGPRFVPIIPDEARTFGMDSLFSSQKIYSPHGQRYTSVDRELMLAYKESESGVILHEGINEAGSTASFTAVGSSYATHGEPMIPLYIFYSMFGFQRTGDAFWAAADQMTRGFALGATAGRTTLNGEGLQHEDGHSLLLAATNPAVVTYDPAFSYEVGHIVKDGLARMYGEDPGAPLGGDRSPNVFYYLTVYNEAYRQPAEPEDLDVSGLLAGLYRLSQGPWIDDAKKAQILASGVGVPWAQRAQELLAQDWGVSADVWSVTSWTELRRDAVEADAWNHDHPAEEQRVPYVTRALADAPGPVVAVSDWMKAVPDLITPYVPGMVSLGTDGFGLSDTRPALRRHFRVDAESIVVRVLAELANRGEIDRSVVVSAVEKYKTTEVEAAPVDESQDTPAT; the protein is encoded by the coding sequence ATGAGCGCCACGCAGCAGTCGGACGGAGACCCCGCCCGCGAGATCGGCACCCCCCGCGCGGTCATCACCGACGGCCTGCCGAGCCAGTTGATCGACAACGACCCGGACGAGACCGGTGAGTGGCTCGAGTCCTTCGACGCCGTCGTCGACAACGCCGGCAAGGGCCGTGCCCGCTACCTGATGCTCCGCATGCTGGAGCGCAGCCGGGAGCAGCAGGTCGGCGTCCCCGCCCTGCGCAGCACCGACTACATCAACTCGATCCCGCCGGAGCGGGAGCCGTGGTTCCCGGGTGACGAGGACGTCGAGCGCCGGATCCGCGCCTACATCCGCTGGAACGCCGCGATCATGGTGCACCGGGCGCAGCGCCCGGGCGTCGCCGTCGGCGGCCACATCTCCTCCTACGCGTCCTCCGCGTCGCTGTACGAGGTCGGCTTCAACCACTTCTTCAAGGGCAAGGACCACCCCGGCGGCGGCGACCACATCTGGTTCCAGGGCCACGCCTCCCCCGGCATCTACGCCCGCGCCTACCTCGAGGGCCGGCTGACCGAGCACCAGCTCGACGGCTTCCGCCAGGAGGTCAGCCACCCCGGCGGCGGCCTGTCGTCCTACCCGCACCCCCGGCTGATGCCGGACTTCTGGGAGTTCCCGACCGTGTCGATGGGCCTGGGCCCGATCAACGCGATCTACCAGGCCCGCTACAACCGCTACCTGCACGGGCGCGGCATCGCCGACACCTCCGACCAGCACGTCTGGGCGTTCCTGGGCGACGGCGAGATGGACGAGCCAGAATCCCTCGGCGCGATCGGCATCGCCGCCCGCGAGGAGCTGGACAACCTCACCTTCGTCATCAACTGCAACCTGCAGCGCCTCGACGGCCCGGTCCGCGGCAACGGCAAGGTCATCCAGGAGCTGGAGTCCTTCTTCCGCGGCGCCGGCTGGAACGTGCTGAAGGTCGTCTGGGGCCGCGGCTGGGACAAGCTGCTGGCCGCCGACCGCGACGGCGCGCTGGTCAACCTGATGAACCAGACGCCGGACGGCGACTACCAGACCTACAAGGCCGAGGACGGCGCCTTCGTCCGCGAGCACTTCTTCGGCCGCGACCCCCGCACCCGCAAGCTGGTCGAGGGCATGACCGACGACGAGGTCTGGGCCCTGCAGCGCGGTGGCCACGACTACCGCAAGGTCTACGCCGCCTACAAGGCCGCCCTGGAGCACAAGGGCCAGCCCACGGTCATCCTCGCCAAGACCATCAAGGGCTGGACGCTGGGCAGCCACTTCGAGGGCCGCAACTCCACGCACCAGATGAAGAAGCTGACCGCCGAGGACCTCGCGAACTTCCGCGACCGGCTGTACCTGCCGATCCCCGACGAGGCCCTCGACAAGACCCTGCCGCCGTACTACAAGCCGGCCGAGGACTCCGACGAGATGCAGTACATGCTCGAGCGGCGTCGTCAGCTCGGTGGCTCGGTACCGCGCCGGCGGTCCTCGGCCAAGGCGCTGAAGGCCCCCGAGGAGAAGGCGTTCGACGTCCTCAAGCGGGGCTCGGGCAAGCAGGAGGTCGCCACCACCATGGCGTTCGTCCGGCTGCTCAAGGAGCTGCTCAAGGACCCCGAGCTCGGCCCGCGCTTCGTGCCGATCATCCCCGACGAGGCCCGCACCTTCGGGATGGACAGCCTCTTCTCCTCGCAGAAGATCTACTCCCCGCACGGCCAGCGCTACACCTCGGTGGACCGCGAGCTGATGCTGGCCTACAAGGAGTCCGAGTCGGGGGTGATCCTCCACGAGGGCATCAACGAGGCGGGTTCCACCGCGTCGTTCACCGCCGTCGGGTCCTCCTACGCCACGCACGGCGAGCCGATGATCCCGCTCTACATCTTCTACTCGATGTTCGGCTTCCAGCGGACCGGCGACGCCTTCTGGGCCGCGGCCGACCAGATGACCCGCGGGTTCGCCCTCGGTGCCACCGCCGGCCGGACGACGCTGAACGGCGAGGGCCTGCAGCACGAGGACGGGCACTCGCTGCTCCTGGCCGCGACCAACCCCGCCGTCGTCACCTACGACCCCGCGTTCAGCTACGAGGTCGGGCACATCGTCAAGGACGGCCTGGCCCGGATGTACGGGGAGGACCCGGGTGCCCCGCTGGGTGGGGACCGCAGCCCCAACGTCTTCTACTACCTGACGGTCTACAACGAGGCCTACCGGCAGCCGGCCGAGCCCGAGGACCTGGACGTCTCCGGTCTGCTGGCCGGTCTGTACCGGCTCAGCCAGGGCCCGTGGATCGACGACGCGAAGAAGGCCCAGATCCTGGCCTCCGGCGTCGGCGTCCCGTGGGCCCAGCGGGCCCAGGAGCTCCTCGCCCAGGACTGGGGGGTCTCGGCCGACGTCTGGTCGGTGACCTCGTGGACCGAGCTGCGCCGCGACGCCGTCGAGGCAGACGCCTGGAACCACGACCACCCGGCCGAGGAGCAGCGGGTGCCCTACGTGACCCGCGCGCTCGCCGACGCCCCGGGCCCGGTCGTGGCGGTGTCGGACTGGATGAAGGCCGTACCGGACCTCATCACGCCCTACGTCCCCGGCATGGTCTCCCTGGGCACCGACGGGTTCGGTCTCTCCGACACCCGCCCGGCCCTGCGCCGGCACTTCCGGGTCGACGCCGAGTCCATCGTCGTCCGCGTCCTGGCCGAGCTGGCCAACCGCGGCGAGATCGACCGCTCCGTCGTCGTCTCGGCGGTGGAGAAGTACAAGACCACCGAGGTCGAGGCCGCCCCGGTCGACGAGTCCCAGGACACCCCGGCCACCTGA
- a CDS encoding DUF3052 domain-containing protein → MSVDSGSASMAARLGIKSGMVVQELGWDEDADEDLRDSVVDVSGGEMVDEDSDEVADVVLLWWREEDGDLIDALVDSLASLADEGVVWLLTPKSGRAGHVEPGDVTEAAPTAGLQQTSSISAAKEWAGIRLVTPKAARSKR, encoded by the coding sequence ATGAGCGTCGACTCGGGCAGCGCCAGCATGGCGGCCCGGCTGGGGATCAAGTCGGGCATGGTCGTGCAGGAGCTCGGCTGGGACGAGGACGCCGACGAGGACCTGCGCGACTCCGTCGTGGACGTCTCCGGCGGCGAGATGGTCGACGAGGACTCCGACGAGGTGGCCGACGTCGTCCTGCTGTGGTGGCGCGAGGAGGACGGCGATCTCATCGACGCCCTCGTGGACTCGCTGGCCTCCCTCGCCGACGAGGGCGTCGTGTGGCTGCTGACCCCCAAGTCCGGCCGCGCCGGACACGTCGAGCCCGGGGACGTCACCGAGGCCGCACCCACCGCTGGACTCCAGCAGACCAGCAGCATCTCCGCGGCCAAGGAGTGGGCCGGCATCCGCCTGGTCACCCCCAAGGCCGCCCGCTCCAAGCGCTGA